ACATTTTAGAACATACAGAAAATAAGGCATCCTTCAGGTCGTATTGCTTCCTGCCACCAGCTACTGGCAGAATGGCATACTGAACTCCTGCAATTTTACTTAGAAACAAACTTCCCTGAAAGAGAATTCCACCTGAATACAAGGTGTATGCTCCTGAGAAATTATCAAGATGCCAATTTAATTCCTGATAGAAATGGCATATGACACTCAAAATCAGACAGCTCTAAGGCAGTGATGTTGATCACAGAAGCACAGAGAGTACCAGATAATGAGACATAAAAGTCCTTATACAATGCAAACAAAATTGTGCAGATGATTACTGTGAAAGAATTGTCGGACAGAGATTTCTTAAGACTCAAGACTGTAACACATTGAACAAGATGCTATTGTGGACAGATAAAGCATGaaaactctttttctttccttggtATCTTTGATTATGGCAATAAAGAGTTGAGAAGTGGACTAGGGATATAACATCATGCCATTCTTTTAGAGCCACACATGGCTTATAAGGGTGTACTGGAATCAACTATACTGTAATTTGGAAATGAGGGTCATGGGACTGCTAGAATAAACACTCCAGTTCTTGCTCCTTGCTGCACACTTCACAAAAACACGCTCCTTGTGACTTGATTGTATTTGAAGAATCCTGCAGAAAACTGAACAGACCCTGCTGCAGAAAATAGGACAAGAACTTGTTCTGGGAAGAAATGGCAgggaaacaaactgcagctggacATTATGAAAAACATTCTAATTATAAGAACTGTTCTACAGTGAGTCTTCTTTGGAAAGAGGGGAGCTCCTTCACTGGAGATGTGCGAGCAGAAGCAGTATGGCTACAACACTGAAGATCATGTAGTTTCATTGTAGATCCTGCAAGGAACAGCAGGCTGGAATAGATGACCTCTGAATCCCTTCCAATTCTGATTCTAGGATTCATGCAGTTAAGTGATAATGAGCAGACTTTAAACTCTAACTGAAATTACATACAGGTGTGATACAGGATTATATATAGGGTTTATATGGGATTATATATACCCACCAAGTTTTTATGTGCAAACTACGCAGTAGAGATCCATGAGTATGTCCAGGATTGTGGCACTAAAGAAATGCATCTTCAACATAATAATACATAACTCATACTCAAGCAACCATTGattgttttatatatgtgtgtacacAGACAGACAGTCTGCCTTGTAACAATATTTTTCTGGGTCTCTTAGAGGACTGAAAACCAAATAAAGTGAAAACAGCAAAATATAACACCATTACAAAATCCCAAATCATTCATCAACAGGTAACAGAGGAAAAACAACACTGCATTAAGCTACATGTAAATTTAAAACTGAgatcaaagaaataaaacaacagtgagtataaacGCATGATAATTTGAAATGCTTGGGGAAATGATAAGGCTTTTGCCTGGTGCTGGGAAGATCTTAATGTCAGACCTCTCTAGGAAGGGACTCTATGGCTGATGGTTAATGGAACTGGTCTCAGCAATCCTCTAAGCACATGGATGGgttcttaaaagaaaaactgaCCTTTCAGGTGCCAAGGTCCTGAGCTTTAAAAGGGTAGTAAAGGTCACATGAGCAGTTCTAAGTTGAGCCCAGAAATGGACCAGAAGCCATAGTAATGAGGTATCAGTACCATATGTTCATATCACACATTCAATCAGTGGGACACAGAATAGTACATGAGCCCCTGTAAGCAAGGAACTTTGTTTTTTAAtatcatttcttttttaacatgAATCCCATCTTCGCAGGAAAagtgagaaataaaatgaatgaacgaatgaacgaacgaacgaacgaacgaacgaatgaacgaacgaacgaacaaatgaatgaaatgagGTGCAACCACATTTAGAACAAGTGTACACAACTCTTGCGTGCACAGAAACTGCCCACTGAGAATATTTCTACCTTGTCTAGGCTGAGCCAGACAATCGTCCACCCAGGCTGAAATGACTGGGAAAGCAAAAGACAGGGTGTAATTAGCATTCTGTTGATACAACTCTCAACATTCCCCAACAACCTCAGCTGATTCCATGTTCTGCTAAGCAGAATGCAGAACGAAATGGAGATGTATGGGACTCTGAAGTATAAATGCCGTGGTGCTGAGCAGAGATGCTTTAGCGCCATCTTGTGAAAGCAGCTCTCCAATTACAagtaaaattttttttaaaaaaaataaacactccTCACCCAACTCAATCTGGATAGGTTTTCCAAAAAGATATCATGGCCCATGTAATTGAATGCTGCAGAGACCCCTAGGAAAATTGGAAAACACACATCCTGAATCATGGCtgcggggttggggggggggagaatcagtGTTAGCGGATATTGGGCTGAGGTATTGCATTTTTCACTCACAGACATACTTGTGAGTGAAAAATGCATAACTCAAGGACATAAcagcagaatggtgttttttgcAGAGCAAAGTGCAAACTCAGTTCATCATGGCTGCATCATGATTACACATCTCCACCAATATCCCATAAAGAACTGTACAGGGACATGCTGAACACAACATGATGTGCTTTATGGTAGTAATTAAGGATCTATTGAATGGAATACACAACTGAATTCCACTATTCTGCCACTGCTTTGTTACCTGTGTTACCTCCTGCATCAGCCCCTTTGCACAGGAAAGGAGGCTGCCATTCCTACAATGCCACAAACCATCTAAAGAGGGAAGCCAACGTAAACCATAAGATCTTTTGTTATGGAATGCAAGAGAACAAAGTACAAAGCAGTTCTAACTAATACAAACAGAACATAACTACTTAACATTTCAGCTCTGATGACATGCAATCTTTCACAAGAAGTCGAGTCAGTTTTGTTCATATTTTACAGCAGGAATTACCAGACTAGTTGAAATTGCTTCTGAATttaaacaggtttatttatttatttaaaatattttaacccacctttctccttaaaaggacacaaggtaaaggtaaaggttccccttgacaatttttgtccagtcgtgttcgactctagggggcggtgctcatccccatttccaagccatagagccagcatttgtccaaagacaatcttccgtggtcacatggccagtgcgacttagacacagaacgctgttaccttcccaccgaggtgatccctatttatctacttgcatttgcatgctttcgaaccgctaggttggcgggagctgggacaagtgacgggagctcactccgtcgcgtggattcgatcttatgactgctggtcttctgaccctgcagcagaggattctgcggtttagcccgcagcaccaccacgtcccaaaaggacacaaggtggcttattATTCCAAATATGTGTTTTTAAGATCAACTACTTACTCAGGAGCTGATAAAACATAAGGTCAATCAAATTTGACTCTAAGATACTAAATCCATCAGTTCATATAAAATGCTGTAGATGCATCTGACAGTGGTCTGCTCAAAAGTCTAGACGAGCAAGACCAGATTCCTTTCCACTTGCTTGCAGAAGTGAAGTAGTTTCGTGAATCCAACCTTGCTGAGATTCAGAAGACAAAtgtacattattttaatatttggtaTAGATACTTTGAATTTGTAGCctctattaaaaagaaagaaaaagagtccaTGTACCATATAAATAATTAGCAAACATTTTGGAGGAATGATGTCTACATATTCAAAACAGATTATCCCATTAATCATCATTTGGATGTTTATGAAACCGTTCCAATATAGCTCTCCGTATGCTGCCTGGTATTTTTTGATGTTTATCTCTGAGATCCTCTATTGCAGTCTTTAcctgaaaaataaattattggggagtggaaagaacagaaaaagaatacTTTCATTATGTTTTTTCATATCACCCTAAGAAAATATCTGAGCAACACTTGTGTAATGTATTTTCAGCACCTGTATAATTTCAAAACTGGCATTGAAACAAATAGTTGAGGGGTATTATAGTtctttaacaatttttaaaaattatttgtgaaTGGATAAATGTCCTTCCATTTCCATCATATTGTCTTCCTCACATACTAATTCAATGTACAatgatgcctcgacttacaaacccctaaaagcaaacaaaccttgcaagacccattggaaatgcaatacacacacacacacacacacacacacacacacacacacacacacacacagaggcaaacaaaccctgcaagacccatcggaaatggggggggcaaaaaaagcaaagcaaacaaaccgtgaaagacccattggaaacgcaagaaaaaacaaaaaaaaaacctgcgagatccatcagagcacagaaacataaccccccacccaaaaccatgctgcaaaacccacccagaacatgcagtttttaaaaaccagaaagcaGCGCCTTACCAGCTAGTCTAAAGCCTCCTCCGAATggacactctctaaccgctggggcgaaagagctacaaagaagcagcctttttgctgaccaatggttagcagtttgaattccctgcctttttccctgccttttttcagatcgtaactcgaagctccagtcacaagtcaaagcaaaattttgcggccggagctggcaGTAACTTGAATTGCTCGTAAGTCGAGGAACCACTTAATTGCCCCACCAGCCTCTGCACTGAGAGGGATCTGCAGAATGGTTTGGGTGGGATTGTGCTAACAGACACCACATACCTTCACTTTGTCCAAGTGGTTCCCTATCCAGGCCTCTGTCACCAGCTCACCTGCTTCCTAGATTTACTCCATCCATTCTCTAGTGACCTTTTTGATGACTGAGTTACAGATGAGTAAAGATGTTGCTGGCTAATAATTTTCTGGGACAAATTTAGTGTTGACCTAGGAatatttctttctctgctttggTTGTTTTTTGCCCATGCATGAATTTGAGGCATTTTCTCTCCTCTTCATTTTAACCAGGGTTTCTCCAATGACATTCAATTTCTCCCTTATCCAGGAACAGTAAGTCAAACTGAGCTTGTAAAATGCATTCCTGCTCATCCTCCTGAGGCGTCACTGAATTTTAATCAAAGGATGattatgtgtgttttaaaaggcTCACAAAGCTTCTTCCAGTATTAAGAATTCATATGAACACATGAATAGAGGGAGCAGGGAGCAGCACCCTTTCTAGCCCTATTTAATTTTCCTTTAGTTGTGTGTCCCACACATGAGAGGCGTGTACTTACCCCACTTCCCTGACACAGCTTTCAATTTGCAATTCTGTCAGCAATGAGGGAGGCCATTCCTGCAAAGGTGCCCCCACATGAGACAGAACATGACAAAAATTGGTTTCTGGTTCGCATGGAGAGCCAAAcgggaaaaaaaccctctgtagATTGTTATGTGTGCATGATGAAAGGAACCACATGAGATAAGAGGTTACCATGTTCCCCTCACTGCATGGGCAGGGCACTTTAAGAATGAATTTTTCTCTTGGTTTCACACAGTGACAGCCTATAAAAAGAGATGCTCTGCTAAGTATGGAGACTACATGCAATTCGCAACTGGGAGAGTCAATGTTTCTGATCACATGGAAAGGCTGCTCGTAGGGTGATAATCTTCAGATAATCACTCTCTAGATGAACAGAGCAAGGAGAAAGGGTTGGTGTTAACTTGTTCCCTCTGCTCATGTGTTCAAATTAACCCACTCTTGAATGCCTGGCTTCATAAGGACACTTTAGAGACGTGAGGCAAGAGCACAGGAATTTATCATCTTGGTTCtttcacattacagtggtgcctcacttaacgaggataatccgttccagcgaaattgctgtagagcgaaatcctcgttaagcaaaataaaaaatcccattgaaacacattgaaaacccgttcaatgcattccaataggctgaaaaatcactgtccagcaaagatcctccatagggacagccattttcagtgcctgtaaagcgaggaatccatccaaaaacacagcggggagccattttacacagcgggcggccattctgaagccgccaatcagctgttttaaaaacatcatctagcaaaaaattggttcccgaagcagggaaccgatcgtcgggaaacAAATTTTGCCTATTTTGCGAATTTTGCAactgcaaaacagtcatcgtatagcagtttcgtttaacgaggcaatcgttaagcaaggcaccactgtattatccacACCCAGGGGAAACTGGAAAGTTGGCAGGAAGGAAACTTTAAGAAATTGTAAAGTAGGAGTGACAACAtatctctccagatgttgctgggcttcAGCTTCAGTGTTGTTGGATATCAGCAGCAGGCAACATAGCCAAAGATGAAAGATCATAGAAGCTGTaattcaacatctggagagccacatgttgCCCACTCCTGTGCTGAAGGGCAATTCTGATATTAGTTCTTCCATCAAGTATAAATTGTCATCAATTCATAGGGTTTGACAGCTTACAGTCAAGTAATCTTTTGCCATGcaagaaagcaataaaaacagaACTTTTCCTTGTTTACTTGTTCAAAAGCTTAATGAGTGTTTCAGAGGAACATTCCAGATTTCATCAGTATACCAAACTTACCTTTCTAGCCAGTTCTTCAGCTGTTATATTAGGATCATAAGGAATAGGATCTCCTACATAGGTGCAGAATTTGACTGGAAACCCTCCATATACTGGAACAATTGGCCACCGGGTACTTTCATATAGCCACTTCAAGGGCCCTGTATACAGCAATATAAAAGCATGCTCATCTTCGGATAAATAGCAATTTAGTGTAGGCTTAGGAAGTAACCCAGCTGTTAAATAAACAAAGGCCATGCACTTAACACATAACTGTGCAAAAATGTATGGCTAAGTTGTCATGCGTAATAAATATGAAAGTTCCAAttcaatgcctaattatacataTCTATGCCTCATGGGTTTCAATGGGATAATATGTACATAAATGTGTGCTAAACTTGCAGCTCAGCGAAATTTGTGGCAATTGGGCAAGCACCAAGGGCCACTGGACACTTAAAGAAATGCAGGGATATTGTCACCCAGGAAGACAGAAGAGcaaaggcagaaaaaaggaaactGGGCTAAGACAGTGTGGTAGGAGCCCAAGGCAGAAAGACAGGCAGAGGAATAGGAGGAAGAATACATGAAAGCAGAGAGACAGCAACACAGATATTCCAGGGCCAAAATTCTAAACACAAATAAACAGAAGTCTAAGTGAAGTATGTAGGTTTTGCTTCTGTGTACTGTGTTTAGCACAAAGGCATAAGCATATGGGAAGATGCAAGTGGAATCCATCTTACATATTTTTCCAAGTGTTCTGTATCCTTCTCGTAGATTTTTTGTAAATATAGGGATGACAGGCtgagaaaggtgggagaaaagtAGCCACAATTAGGGCTGTATTTCAGTCTCCATTATTTAAAGACCCTGCATCAATATAGTAAACTTTAAAAAGCTGTTATATCGTGGATTGTATATCCAGGTACAAGAGGATGTTTTATCTTCATGCTAAAAACTTCACTGTTAAAAGCACTTTTGGAATACAAATAATTTATTATCAGATTTCCTTGCATAAAAAtgaaatgtgtggtttttttttcattctgtgaaTAAGATTCAGCCTCCTGCAACCCTCAatcccctctccttctctctgacaTAGCCAAGATAAGGTTATTAGAATTCATCATATCAGTGGAAGAGAAGGGTGGGGAACAGATAAAAATCTGCTGCTCGTTGATTTAATCAGATGAATAACATCAACAACATTCACATCAAAACACAGCCATCATCTTGTCAAGAAACTGAAATGAACTGTCGCTAATAAAAGTCATAACACTTTACACATTGGATCAGTAATAACCTGCTGTCAGAGTTCTATACAGCAATAAACTCAACCCATACTCTCAAAAACATGAATAATGAATAAGAAACTTCATAAACCTATTTGCAAACTTGAAATAGATGAAGACATTCCATTCCATGTCAGTATGTCGTAAAGCTTTAAAATAATCCTTTATGTATTATGGAAGAGTCTATATCAGGATAATAATTTGTATGCCTCAGTGATTTTCAGTGGTAAAAACTGAACCACATACTATATTATtccattatttattatatttgttatGCTTTTCATAAAATAATTTTCCTTAGACAttagagttccttttaaaataagaaaaaaaattggttcaATCAGTTCCAGCATCTATCCACAAAGGTCAGAATTTCAGTTTCCCACCGAGAATCTCAAGAGAACAGCCATCGTATAGCCTTGGGCAACTTGCATGGTTCCACAGCACCATCAGAAGAAAGGACATGTATCCACTCCTGATTACTTTACTAGGAACCCTGGGAAGGATCACCAttgctgaaattctattgcttagcttattaagttacaactagagtagtcccagcGATTCActagaacttacaaaggagttgactcaccaaatctctgatctggtgggcctactctggttgcaacttcCAATGGTAAGTAACAAGACTTCAGCCCACACACTGGGatcaatttgatggcacttaaattttaatgaaataaaatactgttTTAGCAAAAtcacaataaaacaacaaaacgCAACGCAGCATGAAACTAATAGCTAATAGCCATACTAATGCAgcatcaatgtgtgtgtgtgtgtgagagagaaattcAAAATGCAGAATAAACAAGAGAATATTGTTTATCTTTATCTCCTGTCCAACAAGTTAATAAAGGTCAGAAGAATATGTGCACACAACAGAAAATGGCAAGTGTTAACTTTCAAAGGATTAATATTAATCACCTCCACTTTTCTACCCACATACTTACAACAGTGACTAACAAACATAAATATTTAtgttttagtgggtggggagtgtttggggaattttatgtgtgtgcatgtgtctagtctctgggtgtctgtgaatttcgttgtatgggtatactgtgtatatacttacaatgacaataaattttattattattattattattattattattattattattattattattattattattattattattattattattattattattattattattattattattattattattattattatattttactaaAATGTTTTGGCTTCTGCATCCCTCAGTTGCTCTGGTATAAACATGATGTTTCCAAAGTGAAAATCCTATACCTGGTAAAAGCATAtcagacccctgctctagatgttCTGCAATAAAACTTCcataaatccaaagcaaaataTGGCCAGTGGTTGgtgaatacaactcccagaagacttcaccattaACTGTGTTGGCAAGagcttctggaagctgaagtccaaaaatgtctaaggacccaaggctgggaaccactgctttaatgtttagttttcattttttttatcttttgcaAACACATTTCCATTGAGTTATTCTGGAGAATCTCTTAAGCACACAATGCATAACCACTTACCACTTTAGCATCTTTGGCCACATGAGCAAAACCTGTGCGTCTACCCCATAAGAGACCATAGCTCTGGTCACTGAAGAGTgcttctctggctccacctgGCAAAACGCCCAATAAGTAACCCTTTTTCAGAATTTCAACACATTCCAGTCTTCCGTCATGTGTAAGACCTTGCACGTTATAAAACAGCTTTATGCCTGTAAGACAGACAGCAATACACACTGTCATACTGAAACAGTCTATGTAAGAGATGTTTTGTGTTCTGCACatttaatcataataaaataatcCCCTTCTCTTATGCTTAATTATGCACAGAAAGCCTCAGCTACAAAGAAAGCACTTATACATCTTTGATATCAAACAAGAACAAATCATGTGAACCAGCTGAAAGTGGAAAGGAAGGAGACCATAGGGCCAACACTTATGTATCAGAGCAGAACAAACTAAGTAAGCACATATCTAGATGTATAATAATGGCTAAACATTAAAGAAGAGAAAGCCTTCAACTGTGGTTCAAACAATTATGATCCAACAACACAACTGAAACTTAAAAGATATACCAACTATAGTGGGTTTGAAGTGAGCAGAAGTTCTTGGGTGAGCACAACTACTTTTGTGATAGTTGATCTCTGATCTGTCAGCACAACTGCTCTCCTTGGTGAGATGAGCTGGCAAACTTCATgcatttacagtgcaatcctatgcatgtctattCAGAGGCCAGTCCCACTCAATTCAGCAGAACTTACTCCAAAGTAAATGGATGTAggattgcagggttttttttaatttattttcacatgtatgCCTCATTTCTCCCAATTAAAGAGAGCCTAAGGCAGCTCAAAAGTTATTAATAAACAAACCAACTTAAAGACACAAACTATAACACTAAAACACTTAGTTAAAACTGTTTAAAGCcccttaaaaacacatttaaaatacacCTAAAAATAATAGCATCCAGAAGACAAGAATCAAAAATTGCTCAATTAGTTGTTATGAGCCTATCTTAAAAAGACTCTCACCAGATGGTCAAGAGGCAGGGGGCCGACCTAGCATTCTAAGGAATGGCATTCCACAATCtcggaacagccacagagaagatcaTGTCTCCTGTCCTCACTAAATGTGCCTGAAAAGGCGGTAGGTCTAagggcctctcctgaagatcttaagtgCTAAGAAGGCTCATACAGGGAAACACAGAagaacccctccccccaaaaagtgagGGGGCAGCTGCATTATGCCAGATCCAATCCTTTTTCAGCCCAGATTCACAGCCATTAGGCTTTAAAGTTACAAATTACATAAAGCTGACATAAAGTGACAAATACAACCCAATTTAGGACAGAGCATTAACTTGCCAAGATGGCCAAGACCTGGCTGAGACTGTGCTGAATGCAAACTACTCAGAGCCCTGTGATACTGGGAATTTAGGGTTATTCTGACCTTGTCctgactttaaaataaaaattgggtTGTATTTgcccaaactccgggaggcagtggaagacaggagggcctggcgtgctctggtccatggggtcacaaacagacacaacttaacgactaaacaacaacaaattgggtTGTAATTCACAGCTGGAATAAAACCACTCAAGCTATGGGAACTCAGTAGGTCTGATAAATCCTGGTCCTAAAACTTAATTAGAAGCAGCAAAAATCATGGCaggtgtatctgtgaagattttcagtcatctaggtgtggttatctggaagttgagtcatggcaactgggcttttttcctgttaggttgaaatgttttgctactcatccaagtagcttcttcaatctgaggagagctggtaggaaATCCCTAGtttatcctccacgttggtttcgtTTTCCCAGGTCTGAATAGGCTCAGAAGGACAAAGGACCGGggatgagggataatcccacttctgcagtccttctccaccctttCTGGTGTTTGtgatcctgatctttctggggacggatgaaaggacagcatgatCAATAAGAGACAGATTGtctctaaggcctccacccctgttgagtgagagcttttctatatgcacatgtatggcctccctgacccctctctcaaaccgcctatcttctcagtccaaaatgagtacatcttggtcatcaagaCCAAGAAGATAATCCCAACCCCAATTACATCTTGGTCATtgggactgagaagataggtggtttgagaggggGGCACACACTCTTTCTAATCAAAGTGTCATCACATCGTCATAAAGTTAAACAATGTGATATTTTAACTACTATTCAcgctgaaaaagaaagaatgggggAAGTCTTGCAGTGTTATGTGGGAAATGAGAGTTTTAGATTATGCTTCCGggaacctgagttcaaattctctCTCACCTGCAAAACTCACTaagtgaccttgagccagtcacacTTTTACTGAATTACTGCGGGAACAAAGCATGTGGAAAGGAGAGCAGTATATTCTTATGAGAGGAATGGTGAAATATAAATGACaataaagaagcaaacaaacaatgctAATGAACTCACTACATTTTACCTGGTATTTTGGAAAAATGGTAGTCAACCACTGTGCGGCAGAATCTGCCTGTCTGCAAATAGAGTCTAGACACAAAGTACTGATAATCTAAAGGAAAAGCGCCATGGTAAAATACAAGAAGCCCTGGTCCTTGTGGTAGTTTGTCCATCCCATGTACTTCATAACCTGTTCAAAACACAGAATACAAGAGCTTTAGCTATCCTTTAATACAACAGGCCTCTGTTATTAGCAGGAAGCAATAGATGAAAAGTGCCTTTCACTTTAAATGTACGTACAATTACTATGTTTAAAACACTGTCTAAATACTCAGCGCTCAGGGTTTTTTCTCCAAGACTTTGGTCTCCTACATTTCTCCTAACATTGTCATTAGCAGATTGGGGCCCATTATCCACATGCAGCCTATACGGACTCAGAAACACATCAAGGTGGACTTTTGTTCTTCAAGAGTGTGAATCCAAAAGTCTGATACTGACTGCCCATCAGA
This sequence is a window from Pogona vitticeps strain Pit_001003342236 chromosome 4, PviZW2.1, whole genome shotgun sequence. Protein-coding genes within it:
- the LOC110089707 gene encoding DGAT1/2-independent enzyme synthesizing storage lipids: MISISAFYSSGQEDLTWLIDFLKTWMYSDNYLGNFPAYPICLLWVLASLVLLFSPVLVIIGCIYLSNLLLHIYKRQFHLNENYLSKSWDNGRRTVSYLWDIYGKLCHGYEVHGMDKLPQGPGLLVFYHGAFPLDYQYFVSRLYLQTGRFCRTVVDYHFSKIPGIKLFYNVQGLTHDGRLECVEILKKGYLLGVLPGGAREALFSDQSYGLLWGRRTGFAHVAKDAKVPVIPIFTKNLREGYRTLGKIWPLKWLYESTRWPIVPVYGGFPVKFCTYVGDPIPYDPNITAEELARKVKTAIEDLRDKHQKIPGSIRRAILERFHKHPNDD